In one window of Lynx canadensis isolate LIC74 chromosome A3, mLynCan4.pri.v2, whole genome shotgun sequence DNA:
- the NKX2-4 gene encoding homeobox protein Nkx-2.4: protein MSLSPKHTTPFSVSDILSPIEETYKKFGGAMDGSPPGLGAPLGAAAAAAYRAPPLGPSSQAAAVAGMQPPHAMAGHNAAAAAAAAAAAAAAAATYHMPPGVSQFPHGAMGGYCNGGLGNVGELPAYTDGMRGGAAAAATGWYGANPDPRYSSISRFMGPSAGVNVAGMGSLTGIADAAKTLAPLHAAAAAPRRKRRVLFSQAQVYELERRFKQQKYLSAPEREHLASMIHLTPTQVKIWFQNHRYKMKRQAKDKAAQQLQQEGGLGPPPPPPPSPRRVAVPVLVKDGKPCQNGAGTPTPGQAGPQPPAPTPAPELEELSPSPPALHGPGGGLAALDAAAGDYGGGVLGANLLYGRTW, encoded by the exons ATGTCGTTGAGCCCCAAGCACACGACGCCCTTCTCCGTGTCCGACATCCTGAGCCCCATCGAGGAGACCTACAAGAAGTTCGGCGGCGCCATGGACGGCTCGCCGCCCGGCCTGGGGGCGCCCCTGggggccgcggccgccgccgcctaCCGCGCGCCGCCGCTCGGCCCCTCCTCGcaggcggcggcggtggcgggcATGCAGCCGCCGCACGCCATGGCGGGCCACAacgcggcggcagcggcggcggcggcggcggccgcggccgcgGCGGCCGCCACCTACCACATGCCGCCGGGCGTCTCGCAGTTCCCGCACGGCGCCATGGGCGGCTACTGCAACGGCGGCCTGGGCAACGTGGGCGAGCTGCCCGCCTACACCGACGGCATGCGGGGCGGCGCGGCCGCCGCGGCCACCGGCTGGTACGGCGCCAACCCGGACCCGCGCTACTCGTCAA tctccaggTTCATGGGGCCATCCGCGGGCGTGAACGTGGCCGGCATGGGGTCGCTGACGGGCATCGCGGACGCAGCCAAGACCTTGGCGCCGTTGcacgcggcggcggcggcgccgcgAAGGAAGCGCCGCGTGCTCTTCTCGCAAGCGCAGGTCTACGAGCTGGAGCGGCGCTTCAAGCAGCAGAAGTACCTGTCGGCGCCCGAGCGCGAGCACCTGGCCAGCATGATCCACCTGACGCCCACGCAGGTCAAGATCTGGTTCCAGAACCACCGCTACAAGATGAAGCGGCAGGCCAAGGACAAGGCGGCGCAGCAGCTGCAGCAGGAGGGCGGCCTGgggccgccaccgccgccgccaccgTCCCCGCGCCGCGTGGCGGTGCCCGTGCTGGTCAAGGACGGCAAGCCGTGCCAGAACGGTGCCGGCACTCCGACACCCGGCCAGGCCGGACCGCAGCCGCCGGCCCCGACGCCGGCGCCCGAGCTCGAAGAGCTGTCGCCCAGCCCGCCAGCGCTGCACGGCCCGGGAGGCGGTCTGGCGGCCCTGGACGCGGCGGCAGGGGACTACGGCGGCGGCGTGCTCGGCGCCAACCTGCTCTATGGCAGGACGTGGTGA